One Pseudomonadota bacterium DNA window includes the following coding sequences:
- a CDS encoding cobalamin-dependent protein (Presence of a B(12) (cobalamin)-binding domain implies dependence on cobalamin itself, in one of its several forms, or in some unusual lineages, dependence on a cobalamin-like analog.), with translation MSNKAEMLVKMKEAVMDLDDDLLFELIDEGLKMDISPLDMIIEGMNPGLNIIGEGFDTGKRFMSDLIIAGDMLNDATDKLRPLIEAGGEPMGETMIIGTVEGDVHFIGKRIVGAVFTANGYNVIDIGENKSAKEFAEAAKKHNATVVGASAILSPVKAYCGNVNKALIDAGVRDNLIYIAGGWAFTDEQAEEYGADAAAISAIEAIRKVKLLKAGEMPMLKNR, from the coding sequence ATGTCAAATAAAGCAGAAATGTTGGTAAAGATGAAAGAAGCCGTCATGGATCTTGATGACGACTTATTGTTTGAGTTGATTGACGAGGGGCTTAAAATGGATATTAGCCCACTTGATATGATCATAGAAGGTATGAATCCCGGTTTAAACATCATAGGCGAGGGATTTGATACAGGCAAGCGGTTCATGAGCGACCTTATAATTGCCGGTGACATGTTAAATGATGCTACCGACAAGCTGCGTCCTCTTATTGAGGCAGGCGGCGAGCCCATGGGTGAAACGATGATAATCGGAACGGTTGAAGGGGATGTGCATTTTATCGGAAAGCGCATAGTGGGAGCCGTATTTACTGCCAATGGATATAATGTAATTGACATCGGTGAGAACAAATCTGCCAAGGAATTTGCGGAAGCAGCAAAAAAACATAATGCAACTGTAGTAGGCGCTTCTGCTATTTTATCTCCTGTGAAAGCTTATTGTGGAAATGTTAATAAAGCGCTTATTGATGCAGGTGTTAGGGATAATTTGATTTACATTGCCGGAGGCTGGGCATTTACAGATGAACAGGCTGAAGAGTATGGGGCCGATGCTGCAGCTATCAGCGCTATTGAAGCTATCCGCAAGGTTAAGCTGTTAAAAGCGGGTGAAATGCCCATGCTGAAGAACAGGTAG